GGTTTGGCATGAGCCGTCTGGCGGACAGAGAGTACCACCGTTATACAGCGGTTCTGCGGGAAGATAATCGCAGCTATGCCAAAACCCCGGCTAGAAGGCCGGGAGGCAAGGCGACTATAGAGATTACCGGGAAATCAGGAATATTGAAGTGTTCTGTCAGAAATCTACGCCCGTTAAATACACCCAATGCTGACAAAGGATATGGGGTTTGGATCAGAACGGAGGAAAAAGGCGATACTGTTCCTGTATATGCAGGAGGTATAGAAATCAATACGAGGGGGGTGGGAGACAGCACAATAAGCTTTGACCCTGAACGTTTAAGAGATTCGGGGTTTAATCTCGGGTCAGGTGGGATTCTGGAAGTATGTGTGCATACAGCACCCAGGGATGATTTGCCCGGCGACAGGGTTTTGATGGGAGAACTGGAACTTGAAGAGGCAGACCTTCCTGAAGAGCCAAAAATGGAGAAAGTATCACCATTTGGGACGGGATTGCCTTATCATCAGTGGTGGAAGTTCTACCCAGGGTATTTTCAAGAAATGATGTTTTTTTCACAGGACAATCAAAACTCCGGTTCATACGGACCTGTTTTTCGCGGGCATCAGCTTATAGGTCTGCAGTATGCACAGGGTGCGGTAAAATATCTGGTACACGGAATCCCTGGCAGGTTTTGCCTTCGAGACCAACCTTTTGGGGGAGCCACCGGGTATGTTTATTGGCATCCTTTACCGGGACAACAGTTTAAACCAGGGGACTATGGTTACTGGTTAATTTACATTGACCCTACAACCGCTGAGGTGGTTTTTCCAGAGAGAGCTGTGCAACCCCCTGACTGTTCAAATTGTGAAAAAGAGTAATTTATATTAAAGGGGTGCCTCGCGGGAGGCCCCCTTTAACAGTTTCAGGCCGGAGGTCCGGGTCAGTCGGTGGATGTCCGGTTCCAAAAATCAGTGTCCCGGTTCGAGTGGTTCGTGGCGGGGTGCGCTTACTATTGTCAGGCTGTTGAGTACCAGGGTAGTCTCAGTACAATTACTGCCTTCGGTGATTTTCTTTTTAATTTCAAGCCGCGGTATAAAAATGGATACCTCATGAGGAACGGGAATGGATATTTTCCGCACCAGTTTGGCATTAATTCCAAAGATATTTATTGCAGCTTCATCCAAGCCTGCCCCAAGGCCAAACCTGTTGAAAAAACATTTGGTTTTTTGCAGCAGTTTCATTGTCGGTCCCCCTCACTATTAGTATATTATGGAGAGCTATTTAATTGTGAACACCTCTAAAAAATCAGGGTGTAACGGAACTTGGGATGAAGCAATATACTGATATAAAACACAGCTTTAATGTGAGGAAAGGAAGGTATTTGATGGTTTTATCCAAAGGTACAGATTACTCTTTTCATAAGGTATTCCTGTATCCCGCCGGAAATCTGGTAAAGGAAAGCACTATCCCGCATGGTAAAGTTGACATTATGGTAAACGGGGCTAAAGGCCGGTTAAATTGGTATCTGACTGAAGCCCCGGATACTGGAAGGCAGGATTTAGGGGAGCGTCTGGCGGTAGTGCTGTTTAACGAAAGTAACGGACAGGCACTCAGGATAGGGAGTTTTGCTGTCAGCAATTCTGAGATGAAAGGCGGTAGTTGGGATTTTAATACGGCTTCTGCTGCTTCAGGAAACTCAGAGGAACTGGTGAGATATTCCATCAAAATTATTGCTGAGAACCAACCGGGCATGCAAAATATTGCTGCTGAAGGCAGCGGAACTGAAAACAAGTTGTCTGGAAACAGAGTGATTTTGGAAGGGGTTATTCTGCTTTCCGCGGAGTTGAATGACAACCGGGTAATTGGGCTTAACAGGGAGGTGAAAACCACACAGTCAGCGCCCAAGAGCCCGGTAAACAATATTTTTCTGCCGATTCAGCCATTTATGCCGCCCCTTCCCAATATCAGGTGGTGGCAGATCAGTATACTGCCTGACTTTGAGAATAATTACAGGCAGCCCGCTTTCTGCCCCAGGCAGAAAAAACGGGCAGTGTATTAGCATGAGATGGCGAACATTAGTATTTTTAGGAGGTATATGCTTTGACGGTTGGTGAAACAAAAAAAATGATTGTATTTCCCAGAATTCCGCTAAAATTAAATCTACCCTCAGGTTATCCCAAAGCAGGGAAGATTTCAAACATATCGATAGCTCCCGAAATAAGTGAATATAGAGTCAGTCGTAGTGAGATGGAGATAAAAGGTTCCTATCAAATAACAGTGTCATATTTTCAAGCCTGTGATAAAGAGGACCAGACCCCGCCTGAACTGAAGGAAGTGGAAAATGATGATTTCTTCTGTCATTTACGGTTACAGGCGGACGGCTTGTTTGTTGATGAGGAAGACGATTATTCCGGGAATACCGGACTCGGGGCAGAGCTATATACAGTGCATTATACAAGACCATTTCACACATTTGTTGATATACAGTTGATTGAAAGGCCAAGACAATATAAACCGGGCATGATTGTTGAGAAAGCCGATCTGACATCTGATGGGTCCGGTCTCAGTGGAGAACTGGTACTGGGGTTGGTCAATAGGGCGCGCCGGCGGTCGTGGTAACTGAATAAAAGTTTGGTGCGTATGAAACTCATACGCTTTTTTGTTGCCCGGGATATTTTATAAACGAATCCGGTCGAAATAAAATTTCACATCGACTACCAAACATGACAAAGATTTTCCAACACATGTAATATAATAAAACAAGAGTTTCTTTGGGCAGGCCGGAAACTTATTAAATTCCAAACGGGCGGTGCTTAAACAATGGGTGAAAAATCAGGTATTTATGCTTACCACCGGTTAAGGGGACGAAGGTCAAAATCCAGGGTTGTCCTGCCCGCATTCTCCGGGCAGGCGGCAAAGCAGCTGCTGCACCAACTTTTTTCTATGGAAGCTTGCTTTTTAACGGTCCTTTCCTTTTTTGTTGGACGGGCTGTGATTGCCGGAGGGCTGATGCCATTCCCGGCGGCCCTGCTGGCTGCAGGCATGACTGTTCTGGGTGATAAGGGTTTTTTAATACTTATTGCCGCAGCGGCTGGTCTGGCGACAGTGTGTTCCGGGTATACACTGGCATCAACAATGATTAGTTTGGTTCTGTTGTTTATTATTCTCAGCCGGACCCGCGCTCAGTTCCGGCAAAAGTGGTATGGTGTGCCGGTCCTTGTCGCCGGATTGATTGTAGGTGTGAAGGTAGGGGTATATTCGTATTTTGCTCCTGAACTATATAATTATCTTGTGGCAATCTTCGAAGCGGTCCTGGCCGGATGTGCCACCTTTTTACTCATAAAAACTCTTCCTGTTTTACAAAAAGGCAGCAATGCAGGGAACCTGAAAAAAGAAGAGCTGATTGGCGGCGCTGTTCTGGTGGTTGCTTTTCTTACGGGGATGTCGGAACTGAGTTTTCAGGGGCTGCAAGTCAAGAATGTTATCTCCAGGGCGATGGTACTGTTTGCAGCCTATACGGGTGGCAGCGGTTTTGGGGCTGCCATGGGAACTTTGGCAGGCATGGTGCCCAGTATTACGGCTGAAGTAGCTCCGGGTATGGTGGCTGTGTATTCCTTTTCGGGTCTCTTGGCGGGAATGTTTCGCGGATTTGGCAGAATTGGCATTTGCATAGGATTTATCCTGGGAAATGTCCTCCTGTCTATTTACCTCACTGACTATGCGCAGCTTGTGACTACTTTTGCGGAAACGGTTCTGGCAGCCGCCCTTTTTATGGCAATTCCTGCAAAACGGCTGTTTGCCCTCAGATCAATGGTTAAAAACAGCCTGTTCAGCTTTAACTCCAAGCCTTCAAGTGAAAAAAGGGTTAAGGAAATTGTTGCCGGGAAGGTTCGGGATTATTCGCGGATATTCCGTGAGCTGTCCACTGCTTTTGAGGAGGTATCATGTGATGTCCGGGTTTATGAAGAGAACAACCTCCAGACCCTTTTCAGCGGTGTTGCCTCAAAGGTATGCAAGGGATGTTCACTTTACAGGATTTGCTGGGATGCGGAATTTTATAAAACGTATCGGAATATCATGGATATGATTTCCCATATTGAAATTAACGGTCGGCTTACTGAGGAACACATTTCGCCGGATGTGCAAAAGCGCTGTTCCCGGCTTAAGGAGCTTGCCGTCACTGTTAACTGTCTTTACGAGACGTACAGACAGGCCCAGGTGTGGCAGCGAAAACTTACTGAAGGGAGAGATATTCTGGCCAGACAGCTTGACGGAATCGCCACAATGATGCAAAATCTGGCCAATGAAGTTAAAATTGATATCAGAATGAGGGAAGATATAGAGGCGATTCTGCGAACCGAGCTGGCGAAAGCAGGGTACAGTATACTGGAACTGAATGTTATGGGGGAAGTAAGTGATCAGTTGGAGGTGAGTGTCACTTTCCCATCATGTGGGGGAAAAGCAGTATGTATTAACAATATCAGGCCAATTGTGTCGAGAATTTTATCACAGCCGCTGACAGTGCTTAATTCAAATTACTGCAGCAAAAAGACCAATGAACCTGTTTGTGAATTTAAGCTGGTTCCTATGAGGGCCTTCTCAGTTGAAATTGGTTCTGCGGCTGTTGCCAAAGACAGCAGCATGGTGTCGGGGGACAATTATGCTGATTTTGACCTGAAGGACGGTAAATATGCGCTGGTGATAAGTGACGGTATGGGGGTAGGGCCTAAGGCGTCAATAGAGAGCAAGGCCGCTATTGCTCTGGTGGAAAAACTTATGGAGGCAGGCTTCGACCACAGTGTGGCTGTAAAAACCGCTAATTCTATTCTTATTCTGGGTTCGCCTGATGAGACAATAACGACAGTGGACCTGGCATCTATTAATCTCATGAGCGGGGTGGTTGAATTTATCAAAATCGGTGCAGTTCCCAGTTTTATCAAACACGGCAGTCAGACAGGGATGATCAGGTGCGGTAATCTGCCGATTGGCATATTAAGCCACATTGAAATAGATACTATCCAGCAGCAAATGAATCATGATGATATACTCGTGATGGTGTCTGACGGACTCCTGGGCTCCGGCGGAGACCAGGAAAGTGAAACCTGGGTCATGGATGCCCTCCAGAACATCATGACAACAGACCCGCAGAATATTGCAGACCTCCTGCTGAACAAGGCTATCCTCAGGTCTGGAGGTATAGTTAATGACGATATGACTGTCCTGGTTGCCAGGCTGGTTTCAGCACATAGTTGAAGCAGTACCTTGAGTATAAGCAAGCCATATTTTGGGAACTTTACCCCTAAGGGGGTTTTTTTATGTCTTCCAACTTAAGGCCTTTTCTAAAACCAGGCCAGGTTATCACAGGGCGCTGGGAAAGAAACTGCTATCAGGCAGTGCGTTTTCTTGGCAGCGGGGGAAGCGGGCTGGTATACCTTGTCAGGGATAAAGAGGCGCGGCTCAGGGCCATGAAGATTTCTACCGACATTGTCGGAATTAGTCATGAACACCGAATTTTGATTCATCTGAACAATAATTGTGGGCTGAATGACAGTAATGTGGTCCCCCGGGTTTATGAACTGGATGATTTTCAGCTGGGCCCAGTTGTATATCATTTTCTGATAACGGAATATTTTACAGGAAAGAGCCTTGGCAGATTAGTGGGGAGGACCAAATGCGGCCGCGCCCTGGCTATAGGGGTACAGGCAATCTGGTTCCTTAGCTGTCTCCACAAAGCGGGCTTTATATTTGGTGATCTAAAACCCGGAAATATTATCCTGGATGGAGAGCATGATGAAATACACATCATTGACTATGGCAGTGTCAGTGTGAAGGGACACTGTCTGAAACAATACACGCCGGGCTATGACCGGGCCAGCTGGCAGGCAGGAGACCGGATTGCTGATGAAGGGTATGACATGTTTTCTCTGGGGATGCTTCTCCTTTCATTGGTCCTGGGAAAGCAGAAACAGACAGGAAATCACAGTCTGAATGAAGTAATCTCAATTGCAGTAAAAAAAATCAGAGATAAAACACTGCGCAATCTAATCGTTAAATGTTTGAAACAGGAAGTCGGCACATGCCTTGAATCGGCAGAAAGCCATGAAGTTATTTCTGCTGACATGCCGGGAGCAGAGGCGGGTTCTGAGGTGGGGGCTTTTGTAAATTATGTTGGGGCAGTTAGTATTATCTCATTCATGTTGAGTGTTGCCTATTATTATTAGTAAAACAGCCATTGATTTAAATTATATCTTAGTGCAGGAAAAAATAAGTAAATGTCGAAAGGGAACGATAACCAAACTGAGAGAGGTTTTTCCATGCTTGATCAGGTTAGGGCAACTATTGAAAAATACAGCATGTTTAAGCCCGGAGACCGTATTCTTATAGGAGTGTCGGGAGGGCCTGATTCCACGGCGCTCGTTCATATTTTGCATAGTTTAATGGATGAACTCCAGATTTCGCTGTATGTTGCCCATCTCGACCATTGTTTCAGAGGACCGGAGTCGGCTGCGGATGCGGAATTTGTGCGGGAACTCGCTGAACGGCTGGGGCTGCCGGCTGTTATCAAAAGTGAAGATGCGGCGGCATATGCTTCAACAATGAATTTGTCTGCCCAGACAGCGGCCAGGGAGATCAGGTATCGCTTTTTCAGGGAAACCGCAAAAGAATGCGGCTGTAATAAACTGGCAACCGGTCATAACGCCAATGACCAAACAGAGACCGTCCTCTATCACTTTTTGAGAGGGACAGGGCCTGCGGGGTTAAGGGGCATCCCGCCGCTTCGGGACGGCTGGGTGGCCAGGCCTCTGATTGAGGTTCCGAGGAGCCAGATAGAAAAGTATTGCAGAGAAAAAAAACTGACCACAAGAATTGATAGCAGCAATCTTAAGCGGGTTTATACCAGAAACCGGATTCGCCTTGAATTGATACCTCTCCTCCAAAAGGAATATAATCATAACCTAATTGAAACCCTATTAAGGACAAGCGATATTTTCAGGGAAGAAGAGGCGTGCCTCGAAGGTCTTACTGAGGATTATTGGCGGGGGGGCTGCCTGGAAAGTGAAGACGGCCTGATTAGTATTGATCTGAAAAAATTTCTTGAGATACCCCGTGTTTTTCAAAGGAGAATTATTCGACGTGGCTGGTATGCTCTTACGGGGAGTGTGCATAATATTACTTATGCACATCTCACTGCTGCAATAGAACTGATTTTTCAGGGCAGAACAGGTTCGGTAATTGATCTGCCGGGTTCGGTAAAGCTGGAGAAGGGCTATAGTAGTATCAACTTATACAAGCCCGCTGATATGAGGGCAACTCCTGATTATTTATATGAACTAAGGATCCCGGGAGTTACTTCAATACCTGAAACAGGTGATTGCATTGTGGCAGAAGAAATTGAAGGAGTCCTCTACTGCGGACCACAGGACCCTAATGAGATAATGATTGATATGGACAAAGTGAGTGTGCCTTTGATTGTACGCAACCGAAATCCCGGAGACCGGTTTAGGCCCTGTGGATTTAACGGGTCGAAAAAACTGA
The DNA window shown above is from Phosphitispora fastidiosa and carries:
- the tilS gene encoding tRNA lysidine(34) synthetase TilS, producing the protein MLDQVRATIEKYSMFKPGDRILIGVSGGPDSTALVHILHSLMDELQISLYVAHLDHCFRGPESAADAEFVRELAERLGLPAVIKSEDAAAYASTMNLSAQTAAREIRYRFFRETAKECGCNKLATGHNANDQTETVLYHFLRGTGPAGLRGIPPLRDGWVARPLIEVPRSQIEKYCREKKLTTRIDSSNLKRVYTRNRIRLELIPLLQKEYNHNLIETLLRTSDIFREEEACLEGLTEDYWRGGCLESEDGLISIDLKKFLEIPRVFQRRIIRRGWYALTGSVHNITYAHLTAAIELIFQGRTGSVIDLPGSVKLEKGYSSINLYKPADMRATPDYLYELRIPGVTSIPETGDCIVAEEIEGVLYCGPQDPNEIMIDMDKVSVPLIVRNRNPGDRFRPCGFNGSKKLKKFFIDAKIPRVERDRYPVLLTSDQQVVWIAGMRADRRWAATPETRRVLRLKLIRNIKKQN
- the spoIIE gene encoding stage II sporulation protein E, with the protein product MGEKSGIYAYHRLRGRRSKSRVVLPAFSGQAAKQLLHQLFSMEACFLTVLSFFVGRAVIAGGLMPFPAALLAAGMTVLGDKGFLILIAAAAGLATVCSGYTLASTMISLVLLFIILSRTRAQFRQKWYGVPVLVAGLIVGVKVGVYSYFAPELYNYLVAIFEAVLAGCATFLLIKTLPVLQKGSNAGNLKKEELIGGAVLVVAFLTGMSELSFQGLQVKNVISRAMVLFAAYTGGSGFGAAMGTLAGMVPSITAEVAPGMVAVYSFSGLLAGMFRGFGRIGICIGFILGNVLLSIYLTDYAQLVTTFAETVLAAALFMAIPAKRLFALRSMVKNSLFSFNSKPSSEKRVKEIVAGKVRDYSRIFRELSTAFEEVSCDVRVYEENNLQTLFSGVASKVCKGCSLYRICWDAEFYKTYRNIMDMISHIEINGRLTEEHISPDVQKRCSRLKELAVTVNCLYETYRQAQVWQRKLTEGRDILARQLDGIATMMQNLANEVKIDIRMREDIEAILRTELAKAGYSILELNVMGEVSDQLEVSVTFPSCGGKAVCINNIRPIVSRILSQPLTVLNSNYCSKKTNEPVCEFKLVPMRAFSVEIGSAAVAKDSSMVSGDNYADFDLKDGKYALVISDGMGVGPKASIESKAAIALVEKLMEAGFDHSVAVKTANSILILGSPDETITTVDLASINLMSGVVEFIKIGAVPSFIKHGSQTGMIRCGNLPIGILSHIEIDTIQQQMNHDDILVMVSDGLLGSGGDQESETWVMDALQNIMTTDPQNIADLLLNKAILRSGGIVNDDMTVLVARLVSAHS
- a CDS encoding protein kinase domain-containing protein, with the translated sequence MSSNLRPFLKPGQVITGRWERNCYQAVRFLGSGGSGLVYLVRDKEARLRAMKISTDIVGISHEHRILIHLNNNCGLNDSNVVPRVYELDDFQLGPVVYHFLITEYFTGKSLGRLVGRTKCGRALAIGVQAIWFLSCLHKAGFIFGDLKPGNIILDGEHDEIHIIDYGSVSVKGHCLKQYTPGYDRASWQAGDRIADEGYDMFSLGMLLLSLVLGKQKQTGNHSLNEVISIAVKKIRDKTLRNLIVKCLKQEVGTCLESAESHEVISADMPGAEAGSEVGAFVNYVGAVSIISFMLSVAYYY